The sequence GGCCCGGCCCGAGTGGCTCATCGACATCAACGACCTGTTCGAGCTCGACTACCTGGTCGAGGACGGCGACGTCCTCCGGGTCGGCGCGCTCACCCGGCACGCCACCCTGCTCGGCTCCGACCTGATCGCCGGGAAGCTGCCGATCGTCACCGACGCCGAGCGCGTGATCGCCGACCCGGTCGTCCGCAACCGGGGCACGATCGGCGGGTCGCTGTGCCAGGCCGACCCGGCCGAGGACCTCTCCACGGTCTGCGAGGTGCTCCGGGCCCAGGTGGTCATCCGGTCCCTGGACGGCGAGCGGGTCGTGTCCATGGAGGAGCTGCACCGCGGCCCGTACGAGACCGCGGTCGAGCAGGACGAGCTGCTCACCGAGATCCGGTTCCCGATCAGGCCCCGCACCGGCAGCGCGTACGAGAAGGTCGAGCGCCGGGTCGGCGACTGGGCCGTCGCCGCCGCCGGCGCCTCGGTGACGCTCGCCGACGACGGCACGATCGCCGACGTCGCCATCGGGCTGACGTCGGTCGGGCTGGACGGACGGACCGCCACCCGGGCCGAGGACGCGCTCCGGAACGCGCCCCCGAGCGAGGAAGCGTTCACCGCGGCCGCCGAACTGGCCAAGCAGGACTGCGACCCGGTCGCCGACCAGCGCGGACCGGTCGACTACAAGCGCCACCTCGCCGCCGAACTCACCAAACGCGTGCTCCGCCGCGCCGTCGAACGGGCCAGGTAACCATGCAGATCACGATGACGGTCAACGGCACCGAGGTCACCGCCGAGGCCGAGCCCCGCACGTTGCTCGTGCACTTCGTCCGCGACACGCTCAAGCTCACCGGCACGCACTGGGGCTGCGACACCAGCAACTGCGGCACCTGCGTCCTCTTGATGGACGGCGAGCCGGTCAAGTCCTGCACGGTCCTGGCCGCGATGGCCGCCGGTCGGGAGATCCGCACCGTCGAAGGACTGGCCCAGAACGGCGAGCTGGACGTCGTCCAGAAAGGCTTCATGGCCGAGCACGGCCTGCAGTGCGGGTTCTGCACCCCGGGCATGATGATGAGCGCGCGAGCGCTCCTCGACCGCAACCCCGACCCGAGCGAGACCGAGATCCGGACCGCGATCTCCGGCCAGATCTGTCGCTGCACGGGGTACGCGACGATCGTCCGATCGATCCGATGGGCGGCAGCACAATGACCGTGACCGAGACCAACCCCGCCGCCACCGACGAGAACCGCCCGATCGGCTTCGGACGCCTCCAGCGCAAGGAGGACCCGCGCTTCGTCCGTGGCAAGGGCCGGTACGTCGACGACATCGTGCTGCCGGGGATGCTGCACGGCGCGATCCTGCGCTCTCCGGTCG is a genomic window of Cryptosporangium phraense containing:
- a CDS encoding (2Fe-2S)-binding protein, whose translation is MQITMTVNGTEVTAEAEPRTLLVHFVRDTLKLTGTHWGCDTSNCGTCVLLMDGEPVKSCTVLAAMAAGREIRTVEGLAQNGELDVVQKGFMAEHGLQCGFCTPGMMMSARALLDRNPDPSETEIRTAISGQICRCTGYATIVRSIRWAAAQ
- a CDS encoding FAD binding domain-containing protein, whose product is MQVPAPFDYARAESVEDALTLLQRHGPESRVIAGGHSLLPMMKLRLARPEWLIDINDLFELDYLVEDGDVLRVGALTRHATLLGSDLIAGKLPIVTDAERVIADPVVRNRGTIGGSLCQADPAEDLSTVCEVLRAQVVIRSLDGERVVSMEELHRGPYETAVEQDELLTEIRFPIRPRTGSAYEKVERRVGDWAVAAAGASVTLADDGTIADVAIGLTSVGLDGRTATRAEDALRNAPPSEEAFTAAAELAKQDCDPVADQRGPVDYKRHLAAELTKRVLRRAVERAR